From Taeniopygia guttata chromosome 21, bTaeGut7.mat, whole genome shotgun sequence, one genomic window encodes:
- the LOC140680438 gene encoding uncharacterized protein, translating to MAPSAGPAPPPPARARGLPAHRANMAARAVPSRAGPGRARRAPLPHRPRGAPLPERRHRLRPSERRGERGGGTRTAGAASPWRAARGKRKEGDEGKEEREGKGGREASRGTRRWHRADGKAERGPTPLRRCPDSSSPPSAKHPSIRPSPPLPASALRGAPQMRTAASPPPAPHYGISSARPPRSGPASAEAPRRSPSPGADGQQPAGQRSDKNPAIPIAASTEAWRPPRGRERSGNGREKSEAAPGGTGAALAQRRSRTAERGGSARPAGGVRRSANRRAPPRPLRADRQWRSAEPACARPRPVNHTRLRRLAVPGRSGTALRTEPSAAQLQPIRTRYANHGCALGAYRESGRSTARRAVSVRAPSREGRRVRRDREGKGIKSAQIAGVCCDPHSNRQCDSFSFSSLCGVSWEQQVLHQPNAQVWGVLTRSSSPC from the coding sequence ATGGCCCCGAGCGCCGGgcccgctccgccgcccccggcccgggcaCGGGGACTGCCGGCTCATCGTGCCAACATGGCTGCCCGGGCCgtgccgagccgggccgggccgggccgggcccgccgaGCGCCGCTCCCGCACCGCCCGCGGGGTGCGCCCCTCCCGGAGCGGCGCCACCGCCTCCGCCCATCCGAGCGCcgaggggagcggggcggcggaACGCGCACGGCGGGGGCAGCCAGCCCATGGAGAGCCGCCCggggaaaaaggaaggagggagacgaagggaaggaagaaagggaagggaagggagggagggaagcgTCCCGGGGGACGAGGAGATGGCATCGGGCAGATGGCAAGGCCGAGCGCGGCCCCACGCCCTTGCGCCGCTGCCCTGACAGCTCCAGTCCACCCAGTGCTaagcatccatccatccgtccatcccCCCCGCTGCCGGCCTCAGCCCTCCGCGGGGCCCCACAGATGCGCACGGCAGCATCGCCGCCTCCCGCTCCGCATTACGGCATCAGCTCCGCACGCCCGCCTCGCTCCGGCCCCGCCAGCGCAGAGGCCCCTCGGCGCAGCCCCTCACCTGGCGCGGACGGTCAGCAGCCGGCGGGGCAGCGCAGCGACAAAAACCCGGCCATCCCCATCGCCGCCTCCACCGAGGCCTGGAGACccccccgcggccgggagcggagcgggaaCGGGAGGGAGAAGAGCGAGGCCGCGCCGGGAGGAACGGGCGCCGCGCTCGCCCAGCGCCGCTCCCGCACTGCCGAGCGCGGGGGGAGCGCCCGCCCCGCGGGGGGAGTGCGCCGCTCCGCCAATCGccgcgcgccgccccgccccctccgCGCCGACCGCCAATGGCGCTCCGCGGAGCCCGCGTGCGCCCGCCCCCGCCCTGTCAATCACACCCGACTGCGCCGCCTGGCGGTGCCCGGCCGCAGCGGCACCGCCCTCCGAACAGAGCCCTCCGCCGCGCAGCTCCAGCCAATCAGAACCCGCTATGCAAATCACGGCTGCGCCCTCGGAGCCTATCGGGAGAGCGGCCGCAGCACCGCCCGCCGCGCTGTGTCCGTGCGCGCCCCGAGCCGTGAGGGGAGGCGGGTCAGGAGGGATCGTGAGGGCAAAGGGATAAAATCGGCCCAGATAGCGGGTGTGTGCTGTGACCCCCACAGCAACAGACAGTGTGATTCATTTTCCTTCAGCAGTTTGTGCGGTGtctcctgggagcagcaggtcCTGCATCAGCCCAATGCCCAAGTTTGGGGAGTGCTCACACGGAGCAGCTCCCCGTGTTAA
- the KIF1B gene encoding kinesin-like protein KIF1B isoform X11, translating into MSGASVKVAVRVRPFNSRETSKESKCIIQMQGNSTSIINPKNPKEAPKSFSFDYSYWSHTSPEDPCFASQSRVYNDIGKEMLLHAFEGYNVCIFAYGQTGAGKSYTMMGKQEESQAGIIPQLCEELFEKINDNSNEEMSYSVEVSYMEIYCERVRDLLNPKNKGNLRVREHPLLGPYVEDLSKLAVTSYTDIADLMDAGNKARTVAATNMNETSSRSHAVFTIVFTQKKHDTETDLSTEKVSKISLVDLAGSERADSTGAKGTRLKEGANINKSLTTLGKVISALAEVSKKKKKTDFIPYRDSVLTWLLRENLGGNSRTAMVAALSPADINYDETLSTLRYADRAKQIKCNAVINEDPNAKLVRELKEEVTRLKDLLRAQGLGDIIDTSMGSLTASPSSCSLSSQVGLTSVSSIQERIMSTPGGEEAIERLKESEKIIAELNETWEEKLRKTEAIRMEREALLAEMGVAIREDGGTLGVFSPKKTPHLVNLNEDPLMSECLLYYIKDGITRVGQADAERRQDIVLSGAHIKEEHCVFRSERNNNGEVIVTLEPCERSETYVNGKRVVQPVQLRSGNRIIMGKNHVFRFNHPEQARAEREKTPSAETPSEPVDWTFAQRELLEKQGIDMKQEMEKRLQEMEILYKKEKEEADLLLEQQRLDADSDSGDDSDKRSCEESWRLITSLREKLPPSKLQTIVKKCGLPSSGKKREPIKMYQIPQRRRLSKDSKWVTISDLKIQAVKEICYEVALNDFRHSRQEIEALAIVKMKELCAMYGKKDPNERESWRAVARDVWDTVGVGDEKIEDVMANGKGITDVDDLKVHIDKLEDILQEVKKQNNMKDEEIKVLRNKMLKMEKVLPLIGSPDKAQSTVANAKSPNSAGAADVDKKPTDEAKRSENDDLAKEERVSQLMAGDPAFRRGRLRWMRQEQIRFKNLQQQEIAKQLRRQNMPHRFIPPENRKPRFPFKSNPKHRNSWSPGTHIIITEDEVIEVRIPKEDDKNKDEGKEKESKAASKDPQQLWNLYGPQRSQDNIQINRQQLGTPPQPGGPQQPQLRWRSNSLNSGSQKGLRRQASGSSEALHSPGGPRSPEPQGFQQKRHLHQHRQPYGGHEGGGPGPRQAERPGQHGPFVTPPRMRRQFSAPNLKAGRETAV; encoded by the exons atGTCGGGGGCTTCAGTGAAGGTGGCTGTTCGGGTCCGGCCGTTCAATTCCCGAGAAACCAGCAAGGAGTCCAAATGTATCATCCAGATGCAAGGCAATTCAACCA GTATTATCAACCCAAAGAATCCTAAGGAAGCACCAAAGTCCTTCAGCTTTGACTACTCTTACTGGTCCCACACATCG CCTGAAGATCCCTGCTTTGCGTCTCAGAGCCGTGTGTACAATGATATTGGGAAGGAGATGCTCCTGCATGCCTTCGAGGGCTACAACGTGTGCATCTTTGCCTATGGCCAGACTGGAGCTGGGAAGTCCTACACCATGATGGGCAAGCAGGAGGAGAGCCAAGCAGGCATCATTCCCCAG CTATGTGAAGAGCTGTTTGAGAAAATCAATGACAACAGCAATGAGGAAATGTCATATTCTGTAGAG GTGAGTTACATGGAGATTTACTGTGAGAGAGTCAGAGACTTGTTGAACCCCAAGAACAAAGGGAATTTGCGGGTGCGAGAACATCCTCTCCTTGGACCCTACGTGGAAGATCTGTCCAAGTTAGCAGTCACATCTTACACAGACATTGCAGACCTCATGGATGCTGGGAACAAAGCCAG GACTGTGGCAGCCACCAACATGAATGAAACCAGCAGCCGCTCTCATGCTGTGTTTACAATTGTGTTTACTCAGAAGAAACACGACACAGAGACTGACCTTTCCACAGAGAAG GTCAGCAAGATCAGCCTTGTGGATCTGGCTGGGAGCGAGCGAGCTGACTCCACCGGTGCCAAAGGAACCCGGCTAAAG GAAGGAGCAAATATAAACAAGTCTCTCACAACTCTGGGCAAAGTTATTTCAGCATTGGCTGAAGTG agcaaaaagaagaagaagacagaCTTTATACCCTACAGGGATTCTGTACTAACGTGGCTTCTTCGAGAAAATCTAG GTGGTAACTCCAGAACTGCAATGGTTGCTGCTCTCAGTCCAGCAGACATAAACTACGATGAAACTTTGAGCACTTTAAG ATATGCTGATCGTGCAAAGCAGATTAAATGCAATGCTGTCATCAATGAGGATCCCAACGCCAAGCTGGTGCGGGAGCTGAAGGAGGAGGTGACAAGGCTCAAGGATCTCCTGCGTGCCCAAGGGCTGGGAGATATTATTGACA CCTCCATGGGGTCCCTCACTGCATCTCCATCCTCCTGCTCTCTCAGTAGTCAGGTGGGCTTAACATCTGTGTCCAGTATACAGGAAAGAATCATGTCAACacctggaggagaggaggcCATTGAACGTTTGAAG GAGTCTGAGAAGATCATTGCAGAGCTGAATGAAACATGGGAAGAGAAACTGAGGAAAACAGAGGCCATTAGGATGGAAAG gGAGGCATTGTTGGCAGAAATGGGTGTTGCCATTCGGGAAGATGGAGGAACACTGGGAGTCTTCTCACCcaaaaag aCTCCTCATCTTGTAAACCTTAATGAAGATCCACTCATGTCTGAATGTCTGCTGTACTACATTAAAGATGGCATTACAAG GGTCGGCCAGGCGGACGCGGAGCGGCGCCAGGACATCGTGCTGAGCGGGGCGCACATCAAGGAGGAGCACTGCGTCTTCCGCAGCGAGAGGAACAACAACGGCGAAG TTATTGTTACTTTGGAGCCTTGTGAGCGATCAGAAACCTACGTGAATGGCAAGAGGGTTGTGCAGCCTGTGCAGTTGCGCTCAG GAAATCGGATCATCATGGGTAAAAATCATGTCTTCAGATTCAACCACCCAGAGCAAGCACgagcagaaagagagaaaacaccATCAGCTGAGACTCCCTCAGAGCCAGTTGACTGGACATTTGCTCAGAGGGAGCTTCTGGAGAAGCAGGGCATTGACATGAAGCAAGAGATGGAGAAAAG ATTACAAGAAATGGAGATCTTATAtaagaaagagaaggaggaagcTGATCTCTTGTTGGAGCAGCAAAGACTG gaTGCAGACTCTGATAGTGGGGATGATTCGGACAAGAGATCGTGTGAGGAGAGTTGGAGACTGATCACTTCCCTGAGAGAGAAGCTGCCCCCCAGCAAGCTCCAAACCATTGTAAAAAAGTGTGGCCTCCCCAGCAGTGGGAAGAAACGAGAACCTATTAAAATGTACCAGATACCCCAACGCCGACGCCTTAGCAAAGACTCCAAATGGGTCACCATCTCAGACCTAAAGATTCAGGCTGTGAAGGAGATATGCTATGAGGTAGCACTCAATGACTTCAGGCACAGTAGGCAGGAGATTGAGGCTCTGGCCATTGTTAAAATGAAAGAGCTTTGTGCCATGTATGGGAAAAAGGACCCAAATGAGCGTGAATCATGGCGAGCTGTTGCTCGGGATGTCTGGGATACAGTAGGAGTTGGAGATGAAAAGATTGAAGATGTAATGGCCAATGGTAAAGGAATAACTGATGTGGATGACCTAAAGGTGCACATAGACAAATTAGAAGATATTCTGCAAGAAGTGAAGAAGCAGAACAACATGAAGGATGAAGAGATCAAAGttctcagaaataaaatgctaaaaatgGAGAAGGTTTTACCCCTGATAGGCTCTCCAGACAAAGCTCAGTCAACTGTAGCTAATGCTAAGTCTCCGAACTCTGCCGGTGCGGCGGATGTGGATAAGAAGCCCACAGATGAGGCAAAGAGAAGCGAGAATGATGATCTTGCCAAGGAGGAGCGTGTGTCTCAGTTAATGGCAGGTGATCCGGCTTTCAGACGTGGGCGTTTACGTTGGATGAGGCAAGAACAGATTCGATTTAaaaatctgcagcagcaggaaatagCAAAACAGCTTCGTCGACAGAATATGCCTCACCGGTTTATTCCACCTGAAAATCGCAAACCTCGGTTTCCCTTCAAAAGCAATCCCAAACACAGGAACTCGTGGAGTCCGGGCACCCACATCATTATCACCGAGGATGAAGTTATCGAGGTTAGAATTCCGAAAGAAGACGACAAGAACAAAGACGaaggcaaagagaaagaaagcaaagctgctTCTAAGGATCCGCAGCAGCTGTGGAATCTGTACGGGCCGCAGAGGAGCCAGGATAACATCCAGATTAACCGGCAGCAGCTGGGCACGCCGCCGCAGCCCGGCGGGCCGCAGCAGCCGCAGCTGCGCTGGAGGAGCAACTCCCTCAACAGCGGCTCGCAGAAGGGGCTGCGGCGCCAGGCCTCGGGCTCCTCCGAGGCGCTGCACTCGCCGGGCGGCCCGCGGAGCCCGGAGCCGCAGGGCTTCCAGCAGAAGCGCCACCTGCACCAGCACCGCCAGCCCTACGGCGGCCACGAgggcggcgggcccggccccaGGCAGGCGGAGCGGCCCGGCCAGCACGGCCCGTTCGTGACGCCGCCGCGCATGAGGCGGCAGTTCTCGGCCCCCAACCTGAAAGCGGGCAGGGAGACCGCGGTGTGA